A single genomic interval of Nocardioides nitrophenolicus harbors:
- the ispG gene encoding flavodoxin-dependent (E)-4-hydroxy-3-methylbut-2-enyl-diphosphate synthase codes for MTSISLGMPEAPPPVLAPRRRTRQIRVGKVGVGSDHPISVQSMTTTLTSDVNSTLQQIAELTAAGCDIVRVACPSQDDADALPEIAQHSQIPVIADIHFQPKYVFAAIEAGCAAVRVNPGNIKKFDDQVKEIAKAAQDHGTSIRIGVNAGSLDKRLLEKYGKATPEALVESAVWEASLFEEHGFRDFKISVKHNDPVVMVRAYELLAEQGDWPLHLGVTEAGPAFQGTIKSATAFGALLSRGIGDTIRVSLSAPPVEEVKVGIQILQSLNLRPRKLEIVSCPSCGRAQVDVYTLAERVTAGLDGLEVPLRVAVMGCVVNGPGEAREADLGVASGNGKGQIFVKGEVIKTVPEAEIVETLIEEAMKIAESMEPVEGAEATVSVG; via the coding sequence ATGACGTCGATCAGTCTGGGCATGCCCGAGGCGCCCCCGCCGGTGCTGGCCCCCCGCCGCCGGACCCGCCAGATCCGGGTCGGCAAGGTCGGGGTCGGCAGCGACCACCCGATCTCGGTGCAGTCGATGACCACGACCCTCACCTCCGACGTCAACAGCACGCTCCAGCAGATCGCCGAGCTCACCGCCGCCGGCTGCGACATCGTCCGGGTCGCGTGCCCCAGCCAGGACGACGCCGACGCGCTGCCCGAGATCGCCCAGCACAGCCAGATCCCGGTGATCGCCGACATCCACTTCCAGCCGAAGTACGTCTTCGCCGCGATCGAGGCGGGCTGCGCCGCCGTCCGGGTCAACCCGGGCAACATCAAGAAGTTCGACGACCAGGTCAAGGAGATCGCCAAGGCGGCCCAGGACCACGGCACCTCGATCCGGATCGGCGTCAACGCGGGCTCGCTCGACAAGCGGCTGCTCGAGAAGTACGGCAAGGCCACGCCCGAGGCGCTCGTCGAGTCGGCCGTGTGGGAGGCGAGCCTTTTCGAGGAGCACGGCTTCCGCGACTTCAAGATCTCGGTCAAGCACAACGACCCGGTCGTGATGGTGCGCGCCTACGAGCTGCTCGCCGAGCAGGGTGACTGGCCGCTCCACCTCGGGGTCACCGAGGCGGGCCCGGCGTTCCAGGGCACCATCAAGTCGGCCACCGCCTTCGGCGCCCTCCTCTCGCGCGGCATCGGCGACACCATCCGGGTCTCGCTCTCGGCGCCGCCGGTCGAGGAGGTCAAGGTCGGCATCCAGATCCTCCAGTCGCTCAACCTGCGCCCGCGCAAGCTCGAGATCGTCTCCTGCCCCTCGTGCGGTCGCGCCCAGGTCGACGTCTACACCCTCGCCGAGCGGGTCACCGCCGGCCTCGACGGGCTCGAGGTCCCGCTGCGGGTGGCCGTCATGGGCTGCGTCGTCAACGGCCCCGGCGAGGCGCGCGAGGCAGACCTCGGCGTCGCCTCCGGCAACGGCAAGGGCCAGATCTTCGTCAAGGGCGAGGTGATCAAGACCGTACCCGAGGCCGAGATCGTCGAGACGCTGATCGAGGAGGCGATGAAGATCGCCGAGTCGATGGAGCCGGTCGAGGGCGCCGAGGCCACCGTCTCGGTCGGTTGA
- a CDS encoding HAD family hydrolase codes for MAVDAVIFDWGGTLTAWHDIDFHAESLALAQAVRTTPDVSDDHHAHAARLHEAGSVVWGRSRDHQQSATIGDLFDAAGLDHDPDLLDAYYAFWEPHTLTDPEVGPLWRWLRAEGVRVGVLSNTIWPRAWHRGFFERDGVLDLLDGDVYTSEIPWTKPSPEAFRAAMAAVGVTDPTACVYVGDRLFDDVWGAQNAGMRAVHIPHSTIPADQIGHTEGEPDAVAHRLADLPDLLAPWR; via the coding sequence ATGGCGGTCGACGCGGTCATCTTCGACTGGGGCGGCACGCTCACCGCCTGGCACGACATCGACTTCCACGCCGAGTCGCTCGCGCTCGCCCAGGCGGTGCGGACCACGCCGGACGTCTCCGACGACCACCACGCGCACGCCGCGCGGCTGCACGAGGCGGGCAGCGTGGTCTGGGGGCGCAGCCGCGACCACCAGCAGAGCGCGACGATCGGCGACCTGTTCGACGCCGCCGGCCTCGACCACGACCCGGACCTGCTCGACGCCTACTACGCGTTCTGGGAGCCGCACACCCTCACCGACCCCGAGGTCGGCCCGCTGTGGCGGTGGCTGCGCGCCGAGGGGGTCAGGGTCGGCGTACTGTCCAACACGATCTGGCCGCGGGCCTGGCACCGCGGCTTCTTCGAGCGCGACGGCGTCCTCGACCTGCTCGACGGCGACGTCTACACCAGCGAGATCCCGTGGACGAAGCCCTCGCCCGAGGCGTTCCGCGCCGCCATGGCCGCCGTCGGCGTCACCGACCCCACCGCCTGCGTCTACGTCGGCGACCGGCTCTTCGACGACGTCTGGGGCGCGCAGAACGCCGGGATGCGCGCGGTCCACATCCCGCACAGCACCATTCCGGCCGACCAGATCGGTCACACCGAGGGCGAGCCGGACGCCGTCGCCCACCGGCTGGCGGACCTCCCGGACCTGCTCGCGCCCTGGCGCTGA
- a CDS encoding TetR/AcrR family transcriptional regulator, translating to MSSTEAVRRRLTASARRERIEGAAVEVFAARGYDAASVGEIAGAAGVSRTVLYDHFRSKRELYLHVLDTQNAAMLAEVGAGITGAGAGRDRMRATVAAYLSFARQRPAARRILVDPIPTGDPELDRALRTFRTARAQAVATMLGPDLTRAGLPHGSTAAEVVVELLITGVDGVARWWQEHPAATLDEVTEVAARLLWSGLPHLGEVRT from the coding sequence GTGAGCAGCACCGAGGCGGTCCGCCGGCGGCTCACGGCGTCCGCACGCCGGGAGCGGATCGAGGGCGCGGCGGTCGAGGTCTTCGCCGCGCGCGGGTACGACGCCGCGTCGGTCGGCGAGATCGCGGGCGCCGCCGGCGTCAGCCGCACCGTGCTCTACGACCACTTCCGCTCCAAGCGCGAGCTCTACCTCCACGTCCTCGACACCCAGAACGCCGCGATGCTGGCCGAGGTCGGCGCCGGGATCACCGGCGCGGGCGCCGGCCGGGACCGGATGCGGGCCACCGTGGCGGCGTACCTCTCCTTCGCGCGGCAGCGCCCGGCCGCCCGCAGGATCCTGGTCGACCCGATCCCGACCGGCGACCCCGAGCTGGACCGAGCGCTGCGCACCTTCCGCACCGCCCGCGCCCAGGCCGTCGCCACCATGCTCGGCCCCGACCTCACGCGCGCCGGGCTCCCCCACGGCTCGACGGCGGCCGAGGTGGTGGTCGAGCTGCTCATCACCGGCGTCGACGGCGTGGCCCGCTGGTGGCAGGAGCACCCGGCCGCCACCCTCGACGAGGTGACCGAGGTCGCCGCCCGCCTGCTGTGGAGCGGTCTCCCCCACCTCGGCGAGGTCAGAACATGA
- a CDS encoding DoxX family protein, with amino-acid sequence MPVPLTARAVTGAFLVSGVVHLVKPEVFEPLVPEQLPGGPRPWVTWSGVAELACAGGMLHPRTRRVAAYASAALLVGVLPGNLKMALDAQRGDNAALKAGTLARIPLQVPMIRGMLKAARSA; translated from the coding sequence ATGCCCGTCCCCCTCACCGCTCGTGCGGTCACCGGCGCGTTCCTGGTCAGTGGCGTCGTCCACCTCGTCAAGCCCGAGGTGTTCGAGCCGCTCGTCCCCGAGCAGCTCCCCGGCGGCCCGCGGCCGTGGGTGACCTGGAGCGGCGTCGCCGAGCTGGCCTGCGCCGGGGGCATGCTGCACCCGCGCACCCGCCGGGTGGCGGCGTACGCGAGCGCGGCGCTGCTCGTCGGCGTGCTGCCGGGCAACCTGAAGATGGCACTGGACGCCCAGCGCGGTGACAACGCCGCGCTGAAGGCCGGCACCCTGGCCCGGATCCCGCTGCAGGTCCCGATGATCCGCGGGATGCTGAAGGCCGCTCGCTCCGCCTGA
- a CDS encoding GNAT family N-acetyltransferase, with amino-acid sequence MLTTRHGVRVLAQADLPAFVALAGLDPVVNVFAIHRAHTTNLEPRWLGGEMWGRFEGGHLVAACHVAANLVPVQATPEDAEVFAGRALARRRTASTIVGPQDAVRAFWGLVAPEWGQPRDMRWDQRHLVIDTEPLVAPDHGVRHGTPADIPTLYPACVAMYTEEVGVSPEVGGGGDLYRARVAQLVSRAWSFVRYDGDELVFKAEVACATPDAAQIQGVWVPPHRRGEGLATAGMAAVVRHVRARIAPTVSLYVNDWNRPARRAYERVGFTETARFATVMF; translated from the coding sequence GTGTTGACCACCCGGCACGGCGTGCGCGTCCTCGCGCAGGCCGACCTTCCCGCCTTCGTGGCGCTCGCGGGCCTCGACCCGGTCGTCAACGTGTTCGCGATCCATCGCGCCCACACCACCAACCTCGAGCCACGCTGGCTCGGCGGTGAGATGTGGGGCCGGTTCGAGGGCGGTCACCTGGTGGCCGCGTGCCATGTCGCCGCGAACCTGGTGCCGGTGCAGGCCACGCCGGAGGACGCCGAGGTGTTCGCCGGGCGCGCCCTGGCCCGCCGTCGTACCGCCTCGACGATCGTGGGTCCCCAGGACGCCGTCCGCGCGTTCTGGGGCCTGGTCGCTCCGGAGTGGGGGCAGCCGCGCGACATGCGCTGGGACCAGCGACACCTGGTGATCGACACCGAGCCGCTCGTCGCGCCCGACCACGGCGTGCGCCACGGCACGCCCGCCGACATCCCGACGCTCTACCCGGCCTGCGTGGCGATGTACACCGAGGAGGTCGGCGTCTCGCCCGAGGTCGGCGGGGGCGGTGACCTCTACCGCGCCCGGGTGGCGCAGCTGGTCAGCCGCGCCTGGTCCTTCGTCCGCTACGACGGCGACGAGCTCGTCTTCAAGGCCGAGGTGGCCTGCGCGACCCCCGACGCGGCCCAGATCCAGGGGGTCTGGGTGCCGCCCCATCGCCGGGGCGAGGGGCTGGCGACCGCCGGCATGGCCGCCGTCGTGCGGCACGTGCGGGCCCGGATCGCGCCCACGGTGTCGCTCTACGTCAACGACTGGAACCGGCCCGCGCGGCGGGCCTACGAGCGGGTCGGGTTCACCGAGACCGCGCGCTTCGCGACCGTCATGTTCTGA
- a CDS encoding M50 family metallopeptidase, giving the protein MTALLYLLGVLVFVVAILASIGLHELGHMIPAKAFGGKVTQYFIGFGPTVWSRQVGETEYGVKAIPLGGYVKIVGMLPPGAVELADQVEVDADGNHVVRVRKSNTGMFTQLISDARAAEWETIRPEDADRLFYKFPWWKKVIVMGGGPTVNLVIAFLIFAGVFATYGNPGDRTVETTIAEVNACVIPGYQKDRVCTPEEVATRPTPAYAAGIEAGDRIVSFNGTPVTSWTQVQSLVKANGTAEADVVVERDGKQLTFTTETAVRPPDKKGQKTDDKVGFLGVVPRSHPTTGGVIYTVDQMGTMTVEVVKSLATLPAKVWGVAEAIVGVQERDPMGPVSIVGGGRLAGETASHDEIPVQAKLISLLMLVAGFNFFIGMFNFVPLLPLDGGHIAGALWEAVRRGWARLRRRPDPGYVDVAKLLPVAYVVGLAILVMGVVLIVGDLVVPVHLES; this is encoded by the coding sequence ATGACCGCACTGCTCTACCTGCTCGGCGTCCTCGTCTTCGTCGTCGCGATCCTCGCCTCGATCGGACTGCACGAGCTCGGCCACATGATCCCGGCCAAGGCCTTCGGCGGGAAGGTCACCCAGTACTTCATCGGCTTCGGGCCCACGGTGTGGAGCCGGCAGGTCGGCGAGACCGAGTACGGCGTCAAGGCGATCCCGCTCGGCGGCTACGTCAAGATCGTCGGCATGCTCCCGCCCGGCGCGGTCGAGCTCGCCGACCAGGTCGAGGTGGATGCCGACGGCAACCACGTGGTCCGGGTCCGCAAGTCCAACACCGGCATGTTCACCCAGCTCATCTCGGACGCGCGGGCGGCCGAGTGGGAGACGATCCGGCCCGAGGACGCCGACCGGCTCTTCTACAAGTTCCCGTGGTGGAAGAAGGTCATCGTGATGGGCGGCGGCCCCACGGTGAACCTCGTCATCGCCTTCCTGATCTTCGCCGGGGTCTTCGCGACGTACGGCAACCCCGGCGACCGGACCGTCGAGACCACCATCGCCGAGGTCAACGCCTGCGTCATCCCCGGCTACCAGAAGGACCGGGTCTGCACCCCGGAGGAGGTCGCCACGCGACCGACCCCGGCGTACGCCGCGGGGATCGAGGCCGGCGACCGGATCGTGTCGTTCAACGGCACCCCCGTGACGAGCTGGACCCAGGTGCAGAGCCTGGTCAAGGCCAACGGCACCGCCGAGGCCGACGTGGTCGTCGAGCGCGACGGCAAGCAGCTGACCTTCACCACCGAGACCGCGGTGCGCCCGCCCGACAAGAAGGGGCAGAAGACCGACGACAAGGTCGGCTTCCTCGGCGTCGTGCCCCGCTCGCACCCCACCACCGGCGGCGTGATCTACACCGTCGACCAGATGGGCACGATGACCGTCGAGGTGGTCAAGTCCCTCGCCACCCTGCCCGCCAAGGTGTGGGGCGTCGCCGAGGCGATCGTCGGGGTCCAGGAGCGCGACCCGATGGGCCCGGTCAGCATCGTCGGCGGTGGTCGCCTGGCCGGCGAGACCGCCTCCCACGACGAGATCCCGGTCCAGGCCAAGCTGATCTCGCTGCTGATGCTGGTCGCCGGATTCAACTTCTTCATCGGCATGTTCAACTTCGTGCCGCTGCTGCCGCTCGACGGCGGTCACATCGCCGGCGCCCTGTGGGAGGCCGTGCGCCGGGGCTGGGCCCGGCTGCGGCGCCGGCCCGACCCGGGCTACGTCGACGTGGCCAAGCTGCTGCCGGTCGCCTATGTCGTCGGCCTGGCCATCTTGGTGATGGGCGTCGTGCTCATCGTCGGTGACCTCGTCGTACCGGTTCACCTCGAATCCTGA
- the dxr gene encoding 1-deoxy-D-xylulose-5-phosphate reductoisomerase, with the protein MKDVVILGSTGSIGTQALDLVRANPDRFRVVGLTAGGGNRDLFDRQVAEFAPRFHGLGEQASVEAAQQECDVVLNGITGAVGLLPTLAALEAGSTLALANKESLVMGGPLVLDKAKPGQIVPVDSEHSALAQCLRGGTPDEVRRLVLTASGGPFRGRSRAELADVTPEQAGNHPTWDMGPVITINSATLVNKGLEVIEAHLLFGIPYDRIEVVVHPTSVVHSMVEFVDGSTLVQASPPTMLIPIALGLSWPDRVPDAAPAVDWTRPETWEFLPLDDEAFPAVALARAAGERGATAPAVYNAANEVAVDAFRAGRLGFTGIVDLVADVLAAHDVPSEGQLSLDDVLAADAWAREAASQLIDPRTAPRP; encoded by the coding sequence GTGAAGGACGTCGTCATCCTCGGCTCGACCGGCTCGATCGGCACCCAGGCGCTCGACCTGGTCCGCGCCAACCCGGACCGGTTCCGGGTGGTGGGCCTCACGGCCGGGGGCGGCAACCGAGACCTGTTCGACCGGCAGGTGGCCGAGTTCGCCCCGCGCTTCCACGGGCTCGGCGAGCAGGCCAGCGTCGAGGCCGCCCAGCAGGAGTGCGATGTCGTCCTCAACGGCATCACCGGCGCCGTCGGCCTGCTGCCGACCCTGGCCGCCCTGGAGGCCGGCAGCACGCTCGCGCTCGCCAACAAGGAGTCGCTCGTCATGGGCGGTCCGCTCGTGCTCGACAAGGCGAAGCCGGGCCAGATCGTGCCGGTCGACTCCGAGCACAGCGCGCTCGCCCAGTGCCTGCGCGGCGGCACCCCCGACGAGGTACGCCGCCTGGTGCTGACCGCCAGCGGCGGCCCGTTCCGCGGCCGGAGCCGCGCCGAGCTCGCCGACGTCACCCCGGAGCAGGCCGGCAACCACCCGACCTGGGACATGGGCCCGGTGATCACCATCAACTCCGCGACCCTGGTCAACAAGGGCCTCGAGGTGATCGAGGCCCACCTGCTCTTCGGCATCCCCTACGACCGGATCGAGGTCGTGGTCCACCCCACCAGCGTGGTGCACTCGATGGTCGAGTTCGTCGACGGCTCGACGCTGGTCCAGGCCAGCCCGCCGACCATGCTGATCCCGATCGCGCTAGGGCTCTCGTGGCCCGACCGGGTGCCCGATGCGGCCCCCGCCGTGGACTGGACCCGGCCCGAGACCTGGGAGTTCCTGCCGCTCGACGACGAGGCGTTCCCCGCGGTGGCGCTGGCCCGGGCGGCGGGGGAGCGCGGCGCGACCGCGCCGGCCGTCTACAACGCGGCCAACGAGGTCGCGGTCGACGCCTTCCGCGCCGGCCGGCTGGGCTTCACCGGGATCGTCGACCTGGTTGCCGACGTGCTAGCCGCCCACGACGTACCCTCGGAGGGGCAGCTCTCCCTCGACGACGTCCTCGCGGCCGACGCGTGGGCGCGGGAGGCGGCCAGCCAGCTCATCGACCCGAGGACCGCACCCCGCCCATGA
- a CDS encoding hydroxysqualene dehydroxylase has product MAQLDRRTLLTSAGAVGAGAALAGAGLAPAFAATPGRRVAVLGGGMAGLTAAHELVERGFEVTVFEPSAWGGKARSIPVAGTGAGGRADLPGEHGFRFFPGFYHHVPETMRRIPFGNGTVGDNLVAASGGKFLRGGDHADAFVFGIGPDPQQLLTVDGLRRFLRDTLGGHAVPPHELTYFVERLLVFLTSCDERRLGQWEKVSWWDFVGAAKRSTPYQRILAAGLTRNLVAAKETIASTRTIGTMGEAFVYNMMGRGNDGALDRVLDLPTNEAWIDPWLTYLRGRGVRFVAGQGLVRYETAGGRVTAAVLADAAGTTSRVEADWFVSAMPVERVLPTLTPDVLALDPALRRLSALKTDWMVGIQFFLRAPVPVTKGHITFIDSPWALTALTQGQFWADRVISRDYGTGEVVDILSVDISNWDAPGIRYGKPAKECTRQQIADEVLAQIRDHHTVGDLLPDDIIHSWFLDPGVQWDAAAGRNTNETPLLVNTVDSWSSRPTARTRIPNLLLSGDFVRTDIDLATMEGANESARHAVNALLDEAGSSAARAKTFTLYDPPEFKALKATDKLLYKLGLRNALDLG; this is encoded by the coding sequence ATGGCGCAGCTGGACCGTCGTACCTTGCTCACGTCCGCGGGCGCCGTCGGCGCCGGCGCGGCCCTCGCCGGTGCCGGTCTCGCGCCGGCCTTCGCCGCCACGCCCGGCCGGCGGGTCGCGGTGCTCGGAGGTGGCATGGCCGGCCTGACCGCCGCCCACGAGCTGGTCGAGCGCGGCTTCGAGGTGACCGTCTTCGAGCCCTCCGCCTGGGGCGGCAAGGCCCGCAGCATCCCGGTCGCCGGCACCGGCGCGGGCGGCCGGGCGGACCTGCCCGGCGAGCACGGCTTCCGGTTCTTCCCGGGCTTCTACCACCACGTGCCGGAGACCATGCGCCGCATCCCGTTCGGCAACGGCACCGTCGGCGACAACCTGGTGGCGGCCAGCGGCGGCAAGTTCCTGCGCGGCGGCGACCACGCCGACGCCTTCGTGTTCGGCATCGGGCCCGACCCGCAGCAGCTGCTGACCGTCGACGGGCTGCGCCGGTTCCTGCGCGACACCCTCGGCGGACACGCCGTGCCGCCGCACGAGCTCACCTACTTCGTGGAGCGGCTGCTCGTCTTCCTCACCAGCTGCGACGAGCGCCGCCTCGGGCAGTGGGAGAAGGTGAGCTGGTGGGACTTCGTCGGCGCGGCGAAGCGGTCCACGCCGTACCAGCGGATCCTCGCCGCCGGCCTGACCCGCAACCTGGTCGCGGCCAAGGAGACCATCGCCAGCACCCGCACCATCGGCACCATGGGCGAGGCCTTCGTCTACAACATGATGGGCCGCGGCAACGACGGCGCCCTCGACCGGGTGCTCGACCTGCCGACCAACGAGGCGTGGATCGACCCCTGGCTGACCTACCTCCGGGGGCGCGGCGTCCGCTTCGTCGCCGGTCAGGGACTGGTGCGCTACGAGACCGCGGGCGGCCGGGTCACCGCCGCCGTGCTGGCCGACGCCGCCGGTACGACCAGCCGGGTCGAGGCGGACTGGTTCGTCAGCGCGATGCCGGTCGAGCGGGTGCTGCCGACGCTGACGCCCGACGTCCTTGCGCTCGACCCCGCGCTGCGCCGGCTCTCGGCGCTGAAGACCGACTGGATGGTCGGCATCCAGTTCTTCCTGCGCGCGCCGGTTCCCGTCACCAAGGGGCACATCACCTTCATCGACTCGCCGTGGGCGCTCACCGCGCTCACCCAGGGGCAGTTCTGGGCGGACCGCGTGATCAGCCGCGACTACGGCACCGGCGAGGTCGTCGACATCCTCTCCGTCGACATCTCCAACTGGGACGCGCCCGGCATCCGCTACGGCAAGCCGGCCAAGGAGTGCACCCGCCAGCAGATCGCCGACGAGGTGCTCGCCCAGATCCGCGACCACCACACGGTCGGGGACCTGCTGCCGGACGACATCATCCACTCCTGGTTCCTCGACCCCGGCGTGCAGTGGGACGCCGCCGCGGGCCGCAACACCAACGAGACCCCGCTGCTCGTCAACACCGTCGACTCCTGGTCCAGCCGGCCGACCGCCCGCACCCGGATCCCCAACCTGCTGCTCAGCGGCGACTTCGTGCGCACCGACATCGACCTGGCCACCATGGAGGGCGCCAACGAGTCGGCCCGGCACGCCGTCAACGCGCTCCTCGACGAGGCCGGCTCGAGCGCCGCCCGGGCGAAGACCTTCACGCTCTACGACCCGCCGGAGTTCAAGGCGCTCAAGGCGACCGACAAGCTGCTCTACAAGCTGGGCCTGCGCAACGCCCTCGACCTGGGCTGA
- a CDS encoding proline--tRNA ligase: MLMRMSTLFVRTLREDPSDAEVPSHRLLLRAGYIRRAAPGIYTWLPLGLAVLRKIEGIIRDEMNAIGAQEVSFPALLPREPYEATNRWTEYGEGIFRLKDRKEADYLLGPTHEEMFTLLVKDMYSSYKDLPLSLYQIQTKYRDEARPRAGLLRGREFTMKDSYSFDVSDAGLDASYQLHRDAYVRIFDRLGFDYAIVKATAGAMGGSKSEEFLAKAEVGEDTYVRCSNCDYAANVEAVQVRPPAPTSYDGLPAAHAEPTPDTPTIDTLVDHLNAAFPREDRPWAASDTLKNVLVVLKHPDGTREPLAIGLPGDREVDQKRLEGQLEPIEVEAMDETEFAKHPALVKGYIGPGVLGEERASGIRYLVDPRVADGTSWVTGADVAGSHVIDLVAGRDFTADGTIEAAEVRDGDACPNCADGVLESARGIEMGHVFQLGRKYAEALDLKVLDENGKLVTVTMGSYGIGVTRAVAAIAEDTLDEIGLCWPRHVAPADVHVVAAGKDEAVFAAAEELVAGLTGAGLDVIYDDRAGKISPGVKFKDAELIGVPTIVTVGRGVADPDNRVIEIKDRRTGERQEVALTDAVAALAAVVRD, translated from the coding sequence GTGCTGATGCGGATGTCGACCCTGTTCGTGCGGACCCTGCGGGAGGACCCCTCCGACGCCGAGGTCCCGAGCCACCGGCTGCTCCTGCGGGCCGGCTACATCCGCCGTGCCGCGCCGGGCATCTACACCTGGCTGCCGCTCGGACTGGCGGTGCTGCGCAAGATCGAGGGCATCATCCGCGACGAGATGAATGCGATCGGCGCGCAGGAGGTGTCCTTCCCGGCGCTGCTGCCCCGCGAGCCCTACGAGGCCACCAACCGCTGGACCGAGTACGGCGAGGGCATCTTCCGCCTCAAGGACCGCAAGGAGGCCGACTACCTGCTCGGCCCCACCCACGAGGAGATGTTCACGCTCCTGGTCAAGGACATGTACAGCTCCTACAAGGACCTGCCGCTGAGCCTCTACCAGATCCAGACCAAGTACCGCGACGAGGCGCGGCCGCGTGCGGGCCTGCTCCGCGGTCGCGAGTTCACCATGAAGGACTCCTACTCCTTCGACGTCAGCGACGCCGGCCTCGACGCGTCGTACCAGCTGCACCGCGACGCCTACGTCCGGATCTTCGACCGGCTCGGCTTCGACTACGCCATCGTCAAGGCCACGGCCGGCGCGATGGGGGGCTCGAAGTCCGAGGAGTTCCTCGCCAAGGCCGAGGTCGGCGAGGACACCTACGTGCGCTGCTCCAACTGCGACTACGCCGCCAACGTCGAGGCCGTCCAGGTCCGCCCGCCCGCGCCCACGTCGTACGACGGGCTGCCGGCCGCGCACGCGGAGCCGACCCCCGACACCCCGACCATCGACACCCTGGTCGACCACCTCAACGCGGCCTTCCCCCGCGAGGACCGTCCCTGGGCCGCGAGCGACACGCTCAAGAACGTGCTCGTCGTCCTCAAGCACCCCGACGGCACCCGCGAGCCCCTCGCCATCGGGCTGCCGGGCGACCGCGAGGTCGACCAGAAGCGGCTCGAGGGCCAGCTCGAGCCGATCGAGGTCGAGGCGATGGACGAGACCGAGTTCGCCAAGCACCCGGCGCTGGTCAAGGGCTACATCGGGCCGGGCGTGCTGGGGGAGGAGCGGGCCAGCGGGATCCGCTATCTGGTCGACCCCCGGGTCGCCGACGGCACCAGCTGGGTCACCGGCGCCGACGTCGCCGGCTCCCACGTCATCGACCTGGTCGCCGGCCGCGACTTCACCGCCGACGGCACCATCGAGGCCGCCGAGGTCCGCGACGGCGACGCCTGCCCCAACTGCGCCGACGGCGTCCTCGAGTCGGCCCGCGGCATCGAGATGGGCCACGTGTTCCAGCTCGGCCGCAAGTACGCCGAGGCGCTCGACCTCAAGGTGCTCGACGAGAACGGCAAGCTGGTGACCGTCACCATGGGCTCCTACGGCATCGGCGTCACCCGTGCCGTGGCCGCGATCGCCGAGGACACCCTCGACGAGATCGGCCTGTGCTGGCCGCGCCATGTCGCGCCCGCCGACGTCCACGTCGTCGCCGCCGGCAAGGACGAGGCCGTCTTCGCCGCGGCCGAGGAGCTCGTCGCCGGGCTCACCGGCGCCGGCCTCGACGTCATCTACGACGACCGCGCGGGCAAGATCAGCCCCGGCGTGAAGTTCAAGGACGCCGAGCTGATCGGCGTGCCCACCATCGTCACGGTGGGCCGCGGCGTGGCCGACCCCGACAACCGGGTGATCGAGATCAAGGACCGGCGCACGGGCGAGCGGCAGGAGGTCGCTCTCACCGACGCGGTCGCCGCGCTCGCCGCGGTCGTTCGGGACTGA